In the Oreochromis aureus strain Israel breed Guangdong linkage group 14, ZZ_aureus, whole genome shotgun sequence genome, one interval contains:
- the mlnr gene encoding motilin receptor, which translates to MPWSRPHAGGAEDMDNIDDHHYEGSLFPTSTLIPVTVICILIFIVGVTGNTMTILIIQRFKDMKTTTNLYLSSMAVSDLIIFLCLPFDLYRLWKYVPWLFGEVVCRLYHYIFEGCTSATILHITALSIERYLAISFPLRSKVVVTRRRVQYIIFALWGFALVSAAPTLFLVGVEYDNETHPDYNTGQCKHTNYAIISGQLHIMLWVSTTYFFCPMLCLIFLYGSIGCKLWKSKNDLQGPCALARERSHRQTVKILVVVVLAFIICWLPYHIGRNLFAQVDDYETAMLSQNFNMASMVLCYLSASINPVVYNLMSRKYRAAAKRLFLLHQRPRQARCGQRQLCVIDHISTLNESLTGV; encoded by the exons ATGCCCTGGTCAAGACCTCATGCTGGTGGAGCAGAGGACATGGACAACATAGATGACCACCACTACGAGGGCTCCCTGTTCCCCACCTCCACCCTTATCCCTGTCACTGTCATCTGCATCCTTATTTTCATTGTCGGGGTGACAGGCAATACCATGACCATCCTCATCATCCAGCGCTTCAAGGACATGAAGACTACCACCAACCTCTATCTCTCCAGCATGGCAGTGTCTGACCTCATCATCTTCCTGTGCCTGCCATTTGATCTGTACCGCTTGTGGAAGTATGTGCCCTGGCTTTTTGGGGAAGTCGTGTGCCGCTTGTATCACTACATCTTTGAGGGCTGCACTTCGGCCACGATCCTTCACATCACGGCACTGAGCATCGAGCGCTACCTGGCCATCAGCTTCCCCCTCCGAAGCAAGGTGGTGGTGACCAGACGCAGGGTCCAGTACATCATCTTTGCCCTGTGGGGTTTCGCCTTGGTCTCTGCAGCTCCCACGCTCTTCTTGGTAGGGGTCGAGTATGACAACGAAACACACCCAGATTACAACACGGGGCAGTGCAAGCACACCAACTACGCTATCATCTCGGGACAGCTGCACATCATGCTCTGGGTGTCCACCACATACTTTTTCTGCCCAATGCTCTGCCTCATCTTTCTCTACGGCTCCATCGGGTGCAAGTTATGGAAGAGCAAAAATGACCTGCAAGGCCCCTGTGCGCTGGCCCGAGAGAGGTCACACAGGCAAACGGTCAAGATCCTGG TGGTGGTGGTGCTGGCCTTCATCATCTGCTGGCTGCCGTACCACATCGGCAGAAACCTCTTCGCCCAGGTGGACGACTACGAAACAGCCATGCTGAGCCAGAACTTCAACATGGCCTCCATGGTTCTCTGCTACCTTAGCGCCTCCATCAACCCCGTCGTCTATAACCTGATGTCGCGGAAGTACAGGGCCGCGGCCAAGCGGCTCTTCCTGCTGCACCAGCGGCCCAGGCAAGCCCGCTGTGGCCAGAGACAGCTCTGCGTAATAGATCACATCTCCACCCTGAATGAAAGCCTTACAGGGGTCTGA